The DNA segment CCTGCCCTGCCGGCTCCCACTGGGCCCCCGCCCCGCGTGCCCAACGAGGAGCCCAACCCCGAGCCAGGGGGCAAGGGCACCCCCCGGAATGGCTCCCCACCGCCTGGGGCCCCCGCCTCCCGTTTCCGGGTGGTGAAGCTGCCCCAAGGCCTGGGAGAGCCTTATCGCCGAGGCCGTTGGACATGTGTGGATGTTTACGAGAGAGACCTGGAGCCCCCTAGCTTTGGCCGGCTCCTGGAAGGGATTCGAGGGGCCTCAGGGGGCAATGGGGGCAGGTCTTTGGATTCCAGGTTGGAGCTGGCCAGCTTAGGCCTGGCCACCCCTACCCCACAGCCAGGCCTGTCTCAGGGCCCCACCTCCTGGCTCCgcccgccccccacctcccctggaCCTCAGGCCCGCTCCTTCACCGGGGGGCTGGGCCAGCTGGCAGTGCCCGGCAAGGCCAAGTTGGAGACAACCCCCCTGTCAGCCTCCGCGCCCCAGCAGCGCCCCCCAGAGGCCGGGACGGGGGATAGCGCGGGCACTTCCCGGGCTGCCACGCCCCTGCCCTCTTTGAGGGTAGAAGTGGAGGCAGGGGGCTCAACAGCAGGGACCCCTCCACTGTCGCGTACGAAGGATGGAGCTCTGCGGCTGAGGATGGAGTTGGTTGCTCCAGAGGAGATGGGGCAGGTAAGAGCTGGGTTCAGGGTTGGGGGAGACACCTGAGGGGTGGTGCTTGTCGATTTCGACCTTGGCCTCTGCTTCCATACTGACCTCTCCCCGCTCCATTGTCACCTGTCCGTCACATCAGACAGCCCcgtcttttttcttcctgctctctCAC comes from the Delphinus delphis chromosome 15, mDelDel1.2, whole genome shotgun sequence genome and includes:
- the TSC22D4 gene encoding TSC22 domain family protein 4; its protein translation is MSGGKKKSSFQITSVTTDYEGPGSPGGPDPPALPAPTGPPPRVPNEEPNPEPGGKGTPRNGSPPPGAPASRFRVVKLPQGLGEPYRRGRWTCVDVYERDLEPPSFGRLLEGIRGASGGNGGRSLDSRLELASLGLATPTPQPGLSQGPTSWLRPPPTSPGPQARSFTGGLGQLAVPGKAKLETTPLSASAPQQRPPEAGTGDSAGTSRAATPLPSLRVEVEAGGSTAGTPPLSRTKDGALRLRMELVAPEEMGQVPPLDSRPSSPALYFFPDASLVHKSPDPFGTAAAQSLSFARSMLAISGHLDSDDDSGSGSLVGIDNKIEQAMDLVKSHLMFAVREEVEVLKEQIRDLAERNAALEQENGLLRALASPEQLAQLPSSGVPRLGPPAPNGPSV